The sequence AGGGACAGGTCGAGTGCATTTATGGAAGACGCATTGAGCATAATTTCAACTCAGCATCAACTGGGTATGGCTATAGGAATGGACCTGAAGCTTCGCCCAATGCTCCTTCACTTCAGCAAAAGTTGCCTTAATTGCTTGGATATTACGGCTATTCACTACTATTTCTATCAGGATGAACACCTAAAGCACTACCTCAGCTTGCCTGTAGTCGAGCAGGAAGACATACCAAGCGACGAAATACCCTTGCTGGCAGAAAACTTTATCTCCGCGGCCTGCGCATATCACGCCGTAAGTGCAGAGGGAGAAAAAAATGTACGCTACTACTTCCCGCTGGGGGCGACAGGTTTTGCATCGCTCCACAGTAGACAGACTTGTCTGGACAGTGCCGTATTAAACATGTTACTACCGATTTTCCAACGCCTGGCGATCAGCTGTCAGGCGTCTATTGAGCACGAACAATTACTGCAGGCAATTGACGCGCGTCAAAAGGCCGAGGAACTTATCACCCACCAGTTGTATCACGACGACCTGACCAGCTTACCTAACCGCCGTCGCCTGATGCAGGAACTGGAAGTCCAGGTTGAGCGGATGCGCGAGAACAAACGCCAAGGGGCACTGCTGTTTATCGATTTAAATCGCTTCAAAGCCGTTAACGACACTCTGGGTCATGCAGTTGGGGATCTTCTGCTGCAAGCAGTAGCTAATCTGTTGCGCACCACACTCGCATCAGGAGATTTTGTGTCTCGCCTCAGCGGTGATGAATTTGTCGTTCTGCTGGACGCCAGCCACATTGATTCCAAGCACAGTGACTGTGGCATCACCCCGTTGACCGACCGGGTGGTGGACAAAGTGAAAGCCGCATTCTCTCACCCCATCCAGGCTGGGGAACACCTGCTGCATATTACTCCCAGTATCGGAATTGAGATCTTCCCCCACAAAAATGT comes from Teredinibacter turnerae and encodes:
- a CDS encoding putative bifunctional diguanylate cyclase/phosphodiesterase translates to MEDALSIISTQHQLGMAIGMDLKLRPMLLHFSKSCLNCLDITAIHYYFYQDEHLKHYLSLPVVEQEDIPSDEIPLLAENFISAACAYHAVSAEGEKNVRYYFPLGATGFASLHSRQTCLDSAVLNMLLPIFQRLAISCQASIEHEQLLQAIDARQKAEELITHQLYHDDLTSLPNRRRLMQELEVQVERMRENKRQGALLFIDLNRFKAVNDTLGHAVGDLLLQAVANLLRTTLASGDFVSRLSGDEFVVLLDASHIDSKHSDCGITPLTDRVVDKVKAAFSHPIQAGEHLLHITPSIGIEIFPHKNVDTAKIMRNADAAMYIAKSRGPNSAVYYHPSMCKEVELRLEIEKELKTAIRSADEFTLFYQPQYAATGECIGAEALLRWNTAQRNLSCPSMFIPVAEDTGLMLELGRWVLFRACSQLRELQESCVPNTFKRISVNVSAAQFNQGNFLNDLINAIDQTGINPNMLCIELTESSLIKNVSDTVRKMGELRKLGIQISVDDFGTGYSSLAYLSRFPISALKIDQTFVRNLHENKGNNAIVETIMSLGDSLNLSIIAEGVECREELDALQSLGCEYYQGFLFKPPLPYDQLLPLALQGQPTISYSTDPSAT